One part of the Muntiacus reevesi chromosome 18, mMunRee1.1, whole genome shotgun sequence genome encodes these proteins:
- the USH1G gene encoding pre-mRNA splicing regulator USH1G isoform X2 yields the protein MNDQYHRAARDGYLELLKEASRKELNAPDEDGMTPTLWAAYHGNLESLRLIVSRGGDPDKCDIWGNTPLHLAAANGHLHCLSFLVSFGANIWCLDNDYHTPLDMAAMKGHMECVRYLDSIAAKQSGISPKLVGKLKDKAFREAERRIRECAKLQRKHHERMERRYRRELAERADSLSFSSLTSSTLSGRLQHLALASHLPYSQATLHGTAKAGKTKIQRKLERRKQGGEGTFKISEDGRKSVRSLSGLQLGSDVMFVRQGTYANPKEWGRAPLRDMFLSDEDSVSRATLAAEPAHSEVSTDSGHDSLFTRPGLGTMVFRRNYLSSGLHGLGREDPALDGEGPPRGRLQSSPSLDDDSLGSANSLQDRSCGEELPWDELDLGLDEDLEPETSPLETFLASLHMEDFTSLLRQEKIDLEALMLCSDLDLRSISVPLGPRKKILGAVRRRRQALERPPALEDTEL from the exons ATGAACGACCAGTACCACCGGGCGGCCCGGGACGGCTACCTGGAACTCCTCAAGGAGGCCTCCAGGAAGGAGCTGAACGCCCCCGACGAGGACGGCATGACCCCCACCCTCTGGGCCGCCTACCACGGCAACCTGGAGTCGCTGCGCCTCATTGTGAGCCGGGG GGGTGACCCGGACAAGTGCGACATCTGGGGCAACACGCCCCTGCACTTGGCGGCCGCCAATGGCCACCTGCACTGCCTCTCCTTCCTGGTGTCCTTCGGGGCCAACATCTGGTGCCTGGACAACGACTACCACACGCCGCTGGACATGGCCGCCATGAAGGGCCACATGGAGTGCGTGCGCTACCTGGACTCCATCGCGGCCAAGCAGAGCGGCATCAGCCCCAAGCTGGTGGGCAAGCTGAAGGACAAGGCCTTCCGCGAGGCGGAGCGGCGCATCCGCGAGTGCGCCAAGCTGCAGCGCAAGCACCACGAGCGCATGGAGCGGCGCTACCGGCGCGAGCTGGCCGAGCGCGCCGACTCGCTCAGCTTCTCCAGCCTCACGTCCAGCACCCTGAGCGGCCGGCTGCAGCATCTGGCGCTCGCCAGCCACCTGCCCTACTCGCAGGCCACGCTGCACGGCACCGCCAAGGCGGGCAAGACCAAGATCCAGCGGAAGCTGGAGCGCCGCAAGCAGGGCGGCGAGGGCACCTTCAAGATCTCCGAGGACGGCCGCAAGAGCGTGCGCTCGCTCTCGGGCCTGCAGCTGGGCAGCGACGTGATGTTCGTGCGCCAGGGCACCTACGCCAACCCCAAGGAGTGGGGCCGCGCCCCGCTCCGGGACATGTTCCTCTCCGACGAGGACAGCGTCTCCCGTGCCACGCTGGCGGCCGAGCCTGCGCACTCGGAGGTCAGCACCGACTCCGGCCACGACTCCCTGTTTACCCGCCCTGGCCTGGGCACCATGGTGTTCCGCAGAAACTACCTGAGCAGCGGGCTGCACGGCCTGGGCCGCGAGGACCCGGCGCTGGATGGCGAGGGCCCGCCGCGGGGGCGGCTGCAGAGCTCCCCCAGCCTCGACGACGACAGCCTGGGCAGTGCCAACAGCCTGCAGGACCGCAGCTGTGGGGAGGAGCTGCCCTGGGACGAGCTGGACTTGGGCCTGGATGAGGACCTGGAGCCCGAGACCAGCCCGCTGGAGACGTTCCTGGCCTCCCTGCACATGGAGGACTTCACCTCCCTCCTGCGGCAGGAGAAGATAGACCTGGAGGCGCTCATGCTCTGCTCGGACCTCGACCTCCGCAGCATCAGCGTGCCCCTGGGGCCCCGCAAGAAGATTCTGGGCGCTGTGCGGAGGCGGAGGCAGGCGCTGGAGCGCCCGCCGGCCCTGGAGGACACCGAGCTGTGA
- the USH1G gene encoding pre-mRNA splicing regulator USH1G isoform X1, translated as MNDQYHRAARDGYLELLKEASRKELNAPDEDGMTPTLWAAYHGNLESLRLIVSRGGDPDKCDIWGNTPLHLAAANGHLHCLSFLVSFGANIWCLDNDYHTPLDMAAMKGHMECVRYLDSIAAKQSGISPKLVGKLKDKAFREAERRIRECAKLQRKHHERMERRYRRELAERADSLSFSSLTSSTLSGRLQHLALASHLPYSQATLHGTAKAGKTKIQRKLERRKQGGEGTFKISEDGRKSVRSLSGLQLGSDVMFVRQGTYANPKEWGRAPLRDMFLSDEDSVSRATLAAEPAHSEVSTDSGHDSLFTRPGLGTMVFRRNYLSSGLHGLGREDPALDGEGPPRGRLQSSPSLDDDSLGSANSLQDRSCGEELPWDELDLGLDEDLEPETSPLETFLASLHMEDFTSLLRQEKIDLEALMLCSDLDLRSISVPLGPRKKILGAVRRRRQALERPPALEDTEL; from the exons ATGAACGACCAGTACCACCGGGCGGCCCGGGACGGCTACCTGGAACTCCTCAAGGAGGCCTCCAGGAAGGAGCTGAACGCCCCCGACGAGGACGGCATGACCCCCACCCTCTGGGCCGCCTACCACGGCAACCTGGAGTCGCTGCGCCTCATTGTGAGCCGGGG GGGTGACCCGGACAAGTGCGACATCTGGGGCAACACGCCCCTGCACTTGGCGGCCGCCAATGGCCACCTGCACTGCCTCTCCTTCCTGGTGTCCTTCGGGGCCAACATCTGGTGCCTGGACAACGACTACCACACGCCGCTGGACATGGCCGCCATGAAGGGCCACATGGAGTGCGTGCGCTACCTGGACTCCATCGCGGCCAAGCAGAGCGGCATCAGCCCCAAGCTGGTGGGCAAGCTGAAGGACAAGGCCTTCCGCGAGGCGGAGCGGCGCATCCGCGAGTGCGCCAAGCTGCAGCGCAAGCACCACGAGCGCATGGAGCGGCGCTACCGGCGCGAGCTGGCCGAGCGCGCCGACTCGCTCAGCTTCTCCAGCCTCACGTCCAGCACCCTGAGCGGCCGGCTGCAGCATCTGGCGCTCGCCAGCCACCTGCCCTACTCGCAGGCCACGCTGCACGGCACCGCCAAGGCGGGCAAGACCAAGATCCAGCGGAAGCTGGAGCGCCGCAAGCAGGGCGGCGAGGGCACCTTCAAGATCTCCGAGGACGGCCGCAAGAGCGTGCGCTCGCTCTCGGGCCTGCAGCTGGGCAGCGACGTGATGTTCGTGCGCCAGGGCACCTACGCCAACCCCAAGGAGTGGGGCCGCGCCCCGCTCCGGGACATGTTCCTCTCCGACGAGGACAGCGTCTCCCGTGCCACGCTGGCGGCCGAGCCTGCGCACTCGGAGGTCAGCACCGACTCCGGCCACGACTCCCTGTTTACCCGCCCTGGCCTGGGCACCATGGTGTTCCGCAGAAACTACCTGAGCAGCGGGCTGCACGGCCTGGGCCGCGAGGACCCGGCGCTGGATGGCGAGGGCCCGCCGCGGGGGCGGCTGCAGAGCTCCCCCAGCCTCGACGACGACAGCCTGGGCAGTGCCAACAGCCTGCAGGACCGCAGCTGTGGGGAGGAGCTGCCCTGGGACGAGCTGGACTTGGGCCTGGATGAGGACCTGGAGCCCGAGACCAGCCCGCTGGAGACGTTCCTGGCCTCCCTGCACATGGAGGACTTCACCTCCCTCCTGCGGCAGGAGAAGATAGACCTGGAGGCGCTCATGCTCTGCTCGGACCTCGACCTCCGCAGCATCAGCGTGCCCCTGGGGCCCCGCAAGAAGATTCTGGGCGCTGTGCGGAGGCGGAGGCAGGCGCTGGAGCGCCCGCCGGCCCTGGAGGACACCGAGCT
- the OTOP2 gene encoding proton channel OTOP2 — translation MSTELPSDPKESPPAPRPAPREVWKKGGRLLSVLLAVNVLLLACTLISGGAFNKVAVYDTDVFALLTTMLLLAMLWILFYLLGTARCPDGVPYRDAHAGPIWLRGGLVLFGICTLVMDVFKTGYYSSFFECQSAIKILYPLTQAVFVIVQTYFLWVSAKDCVHTHLDLTRCGLMFTLTTNLAIWMAAVVDESLHQAHAHSSSHNNTSHTRLALDLERASSAVGGECSCDTAVCQIFQQGYFYLYPFNIEYSLFASTMLYVMWKNVGRMLASSTHGHSHAPSPLSLFRETFFAGPVLGLMLFVVGLAVFIIYEVQVSGDRGRTQQALVIYYSFNIVCLGLMTLVSLSGSVIYRFDRRAMDQHKNPTRTLDVALLMGAALGQYAISYYSIVAVVAGTPRDLLAALNLAHALLMIAQHTFQNVFIIESLHRGPPGAEPHDTPPKEPCHGLTFANLDALHTLPACPPTPRLVGPTPAGSQEAAGVIVAPRSHWRRRCLKDISLFLLLCNIILWIMPAFGARPHFSNTVEVDFYGYSLWAAIVNICLPFGIFYRMHAVSSLLEVYVMS, via the exons ATGTCCACCGAGCTGCCCTCGGACCCCAAGGAGAGCCCGCCGGCCCCGCGGCCGGCGCCCCGCGAGGTCTGGAAGAAGGGCGGCCGCCTGCTGTCGGTGCTGCTGGCGGTGAACGTGCTGCTGCTCGCCTGCACGCTCATCAGCGGCGGCGCCTTCAACAAGGTGGCGGTGTACGACACGGACGTGTTCGCGCTCCTCACCACCATGCTGCTGCTGGCCATGCTCTGGATCCTCTTCTACCTCCTGGGCACGGCGCGCTGCCCCGACGGCGTCCCCTACCGGGACGCGCACGCAGGCCCCATCTGGCTCCGAg GTGGGCTGGTGCTGTTTGGGATCTGCACTCTCGTCATGGATGTCTTCAAGACCGGCTACTACTCTAGTTTCTTTGAGTGCCAGTCAGCCATCAAGATCCTGTACCCTCTCACCCAGGCTGTGTTCGTCATTGTCCAG ACTTACTTTCTCTGGGTCTCCGCTAAAGACTGTGTTCACACCCACCTGGACCTGACTCG GTGTGGTCTCATGTTCACACTCACCACCAACCTGGCCATCTGGATGGCGGCCGTGGTGGATGAATCCTTGCACCAGGCTCACGCCCACAGCAGTTCTCACAACAACACCAGCCACACCCGCCTCGCTCTGGACC tGGAGCGTGCGAGCAGCGCGGTCGGGGGAGAGTGTTCCTGCGACACGGCGGTCTGCCAGATCTTCCAGCAGGGCTACTTCTACCTGTACCCCTTCAACATCGAGTACAGCCTCTTCGCCTCCACCATGCTGTACGTCATGTGGAAGAACGTGGGCAGGATGCTCGCCTCCTCCACGCACGGCCACAGCCACGCCCCGTCCCCCCTCAGCCTCTTCCGGGAGACCTTCTTTGCCGGCCCGGTCCTGGGCCTGATGCTCTTCGTGGTGGGGCTGGCCGTGTTCATCATCTACGAGGTGCAAGTGAGCGGGGACCGGGGCCGTACCCAGCAGGCCCTGGTCATCTACTATAGCTTCAACATCGTCTGCCTGGGGCTCATGACCTTGGTCAGCCTGAGTGGCTCGGTCATCTACCGCTTCGACCGCCGGGCCATGGACCAGCACAAGAACCCCACGCGCACCCTGGACGTGGCCCTGCTGATGGGCGCCGCCCTGGGCCAGTACGCCATCTCCTACTACTCCATCGTGGCTGTGGTGGCGGGCACCCCCAGGGACCTGCTGGCGGCGCTCAACCTAGCCCACGCCCTGCTCATGATCGCCCAGCACACCTTCCAGAACGTCTTCATCATCGAGAGCCTCCACCGGGGCCCCCCCGGGGCTGAGCCTCATGACACACCCCCCAAGGAGCCCTGCCATGGCCTGACCTTTGCCAACCTGGATGCCCTCCACACCTTGCCCGCCTGCCCGCCCACCCCCAGGCTGGTTGGCCCCACCCCAGCAGGATCTCAGGAGGCTGCGGGTGTCATCGTGGCCCCCAGGAGCCACTGGAGACGCCGGTGCTTGAAGGACATTTCCCTGTTTCTCCTACTCTGCAACATCATC CTGTGGATCATGCCCGCCTTCGGGGCCCGCCCTCATTTCAGCAATACGGTGGAGGTGGACTTCTACGGCTACTCCCTCTGGGCAGCCATCGTCAACATCTGCCTGCCTTTCGGCATCTTCTACCGCATGCACGCTGTCTCCAGCCTGCTGGAGGTCTACGTGATGTCCTGA